From Pagrus major chromosome 6, Pma_NU_1.0, one genomic window encodes:
- the pmela gene encoding premelanosome protein a, translating to MATLSLVLLVLALTSATAIKPRSQFTRYRSWNSRMYPVWKDGDSRFRNCWSGGEVSFDLKNDGPTLTGAKATFSINLNFPPNQTVLSDGQVVWSQNCTVNGQQYQEGQAVYPDQGTEQTGVFPDGTPFTRNQNKKSHYVFVWKTWGRYWQVADGPSSSLSIGTDNVPLGSYNMELVIYHCRGKDKFIPLGYASTVFAITDQVPFTISLAQVNDVNQDDQNFIQNRAIAFSVKLHDPSQYLNTADISFSWDFGDSTGTLISRDLSVTHTYLTVGTFKPQVVVMASIPNGCGNPTAVVPIDASAAPAVVVIDSSPAAAPAEGGDAIALDVPASDATPLAASVQPAEEATNAEDGEAVIDTDTEAVEVASVAPAVVDAAVVPEEETADPAVEADVAAEDTDAAAAATAAGEVAAAASVAPAAEEVADADAAAADETAVVTDADEENVPVIDAAASVAPVAEGEEAAGEVTDTATVAPVAEVAAEEEATAAAEAAAAADEVVQAATEAPAENVVALAATETTTVEEAAPADAAADTEAEVQATENEVAATAAPAGESAGEEEVVPAEGEVQAEVETDPAQVPLIVAKRQAPELTADCMVYRYGSLATSVDVVQGIESVEIVQVANVVSMATELDQNAVDVTISCQGSLPSEVCTVISDADCITPVQTLCSVATPSPDCQMILRQFFNDSGVFCINVSLTNDVSLAVASARVSVTVASGGTPAGTAATVLGVMVLACVVCCIGLMYRRFKQYQPLREDGVDSNGGGSAVTSVPLLLWNLLSRQSPGESRPLLQGRIV from the exons ATGGCGACTCTGTCACTGGTGCTGCTGGTTTTGGCTTTGACATCTGCCACTGCGATAA AGCCAAGAAGTCAGTTCACACGTTACCGCTCGTGGAACTCAAGGATGTATCCGGTGTGGAAAGATGGAGACTCCAGATTCAGGAACTGTTGGTCTG GTGGTGAAGTAAGTTTTGATCTGAAAAATGATGGACCCACCCTGACCGGAGCGAAAGCAACCTTCTCTATTAATCTGAATTTCCCACCAAACCAGACAGTGCTCTCTGATGGGCAGGTGGTCTGGTCACAAAACTGCACCGTCAACG GTCAACAGTACCAGGAAGGTCAGGCTGTGTATCCCGACCAGGGCACTGAGCAGACTGGAGTGTTCCCTGATGGCACACCATTCACCAGGAACCAGAACAAGAAGTCCcactatgtgtttgtgtggaagaCATGGG GGCGTTACTGGCAGGTGGCAGATggaccctcctcctccctctctatcGGTACAGACAATGTCCCACTGGGCTCCTACAACATGGAGCTGGTCATCTATCACTGCCGTGGCAAAGACAAGTTCATCCCTCTCGGCTACGCTTCCACAGTCTTCGCCATCACAG ACCAGGTTCCCTTCACCATATCACTCGCCCAAGTCAATGATGTAAACCAGGACGACCAGAACTTCATCCAGAACCGAGCCATTGCTTTTAGTGTCAAGCTCCATGATCCCAGCCAATATCTTAACACCGCCGACATCAGCTTCAGCTGGGACTTTGGTGACAGCACTGGTACTCTGATCTCCAGAGacctctctgtcacacacacatacctcaCCGTTGGGACCTTCAAACCTCAGGTGGTCGTCATGGCTAGCATCCCCAACGGCTGTGGGAACCCCACTGCTG ttgttcCTATCGATGCATCTGCTGCTCCAGCAGTAGTTGTGATTGACTCATCCCCTGCAGCTGCACCAGCTGAGGGAGGAGACGCAATTGCTCTGGATGTTCCTGCTTCTGATGCCACTCCGCTAGCTGCTTCTGTGCAACCAGCTGAAGAAGCCACAAACGCAGAAGATGGAGAAGCAGTCATTGatacagacacagaggcagttGAGGTTGCTTCAGTAGCACCTGCAGTAGTCGATGCAGCTGTTGTTCCAGAGGAAGAAACTGCTGACCCTGCTGTAGAAGCAGATGTCGCTGCAGAAGAcacagatgcagcagcagcagcaacagcagcaggtgaggtGGCCGCTGCTGCTTCTGTCGCACCCGCAGCTGAAGAGGTTGCAGATGCtgatgcagctgctgcagatgaGACCGCAGTGGTTACAGATGCAGATGAAGAAAATGTGCCTGTGATTGACGCTGCTGCTTCAGTTGCCCCTGTTGCAGAGGGAGAAGAAGCTGCAGGTGAGGTCACTGACACTGCCACTGTTGCTCCTGTAGCAGAAGTagctgcagaggaagaag ctactgctgctgcagaggctgctgctgctgctgatg aGGTTGTCCAAGCTGCAACAGAAGCCCCTGCTGAAAACGTTGTAGCCCTCGCTGCCACTGAGACCACAACTGTAGAAGAGGCAGCACCAGCTGATGCCGCAGCTGATACGGAGGCTGAAGTTCAGGCAACTGAGAATGAAGTTGCAGctactgcagctcctgcaggtGAGT CAGCAGGTGAAGAGGAGGTTGTTCCAGCTGAAGGTGAAGTTCAAGCAGAGGTGGAAACAGATCCAGCGCAGGTTCCCCTCATTGTGGCCAAAAGACAAGCACCAGAGCTGACGGCTGACTGCATGGTTTATCGTTACGGCTCCCTCGCCACCTCTGTAGATGTTGTCC AGGGTATTGAAAGTGTAGAGATTGTCCAGGTGGCCAACGTTGTGTCAATGGCGACTGAGTTGGATCAGAATGCCGTGGACGTCACCATTAGCTGTCAGGGAAG TCTGCCCAGTGAAGTCTGCACAGTCATTTCTGATGCTGACTGTATCACACCCGTGCAAACACTCTGTAGTGTCGCCACACCCTCTCCAGACTGTCAAATGATCCTTCGTCAGTTCTTCAATGACTCTGGAGTGTTTTGCATCAATGTCTCACTGACCAATGATGTCAGTCTTGCTGTGGCGAGTGCTAGAGTCAGTGTGACAGTAG CCTCCGGTGGTACCCCAGCTGGAACTGCAGCCACAGTCCTGGGTGTTATGGTCCTCGCCTGTGTTGTCTGTTGTATTGGTTTGATGTACAG GCGCTTCAAGCAGTACCAGCCACTAAGAGAAGACGGTGTCGACAGTAATGGAGGCGGCTCAGCGGTAACATCAGTGCCTTTGTTGTTGTGGAACTTGCTGAGCCGACAGTCACCAGGAGAAAGTCGTCCATTGCTTCAGGGCAGGATTGTGTGA
- the cdk2 gene encoding cyclin-dependent kinase 2, protein MDTFQKVEKIGEGTYGVVYKAKNKVTGETVALKKIRLETETEGVPSTAIREISLLKELSHPNIVKLRDVIHTENKLYLVFEFLHQDLKKFMDSSSVTGIPLPLVKSYLFQLLQGLAFCHSHRVLHRDLKPQNLLINAQGEIKLADFGLARAFGVPVRTYTHEVVTLWYRAPEILLGCKYYSTAVDIWSLGCIFAEMITRRALFPGDSEIDQLFRIFRTLGTPDETVWPGVTSMPDYKPSFPKWARQDLSKVVPLLDEDGRELLGEMLNYDPNKRLSAKNALVHRFFRDVTMPIPHLRL, encoded by the exons ATGGATACGTTTCAGAAGGTGGAAAAGATAGGAGAAGGGACGTACGGAGTGGTTTACAAAGCCAAGAACAAGGTCACCGGAGAAACTGTTGCTCTCAAGAAAATCAGGCTGGAGAC GGAAACTGAGGGTGTACCGAGCACGGCCATCCGAGAGATTTCACTTCTCAAAGAACTCAGTCACCCAAACATTGTCAA ATTGCGGGATGTCATCCACACAGAGAACAAGCTCTACCTTGTTTTTGAGTTCCTTCATCAGGATCTAAAAAAGTTCATGGACTCCTCCTCAGTCACTGGTATCCCACTGCCGCTGGTTAAG agTTATCTTTTCCAGCTTCTGCAAGGCCTGGCCTTCTGCCATTCTCACAGGGTTCTTCATCGAGACCTGAAGCCTCAAAACCTCCTCATCAATGCCCAGGGGGAGATCAAGCTCGCTGACTTTGGCCTGGCAAGAGCCTTTGGGGTGCCTGTCCGCACATACACGCATGAG GTGGTAACACTTTGGTACAGAGCACCAGAAATTCTCCTGGGCTGTAAATACTACTCCACAGCTGTGGACATCTGGAGTCTGGGGTGCATCTTTGCTGAAATG ATCACAAGGAGGGCCTTATTCCCCGGCGACTCTGAAATCGATCAGTTGTTCCGAATCTTCCGCACCTTGGGCACACCTGATGAGACCGTCTGGCCAGGAGTCACATCAATGCCCGACTACAAACCATCCTTCCCAAAGTGGGCACGGCAGGACTTATCCAAAGTAGTGCCGCTTCTGGATGAGGATGGGAGAGAACTGCTTGGA GAAATGCTGAATTATGACCCAAACAAAAGGTTATCTGCCAAAAATGCCCTTGTGCATCGATTCTTTCGCGATGTCACCATGCCAATTCCTCATCTGAGACTGTGA